The DNA segment CAACAAGACCCTCGAAACCTTGCGCAAGGACGGGGCCATCGGCGCCAATCTCGATGCCGAGGTCACCTTGTTCTGTGGCGAACGGACCGCCGACCTGCTCGAACGTCTTGGCGAGGAACTGCGCTTCGTGCTCATCACCTCCGAGGCAACCGTCAGTCGTGCGCAGGCCCCCGCCGAGGCCACAGCCCAAGCGCTCGCCAACGGCGAAACGCTGCACCTGCTCGCCATCGGCAGCGCCCACACCAAGTGCTCGCGATGCTGGCACCACCGGGCCGATGTCGGCACCGATACAACCCACCCAGAATTGTGCGGCCGCTGTATCGAAAACATCGCCGGCAGCGGCGAGACTCGGCACTTCGCATGAAGCGCCGAGGCCTGCATTGGCTATGGCTGAGCGTAGCCGTCATCGGCTTCGACCAGCTGAGCAAGTGGCTGGCGCTGCAGGGGCTACCCTACGGCCAGCCCCTGTCGATACTGCCCGGCTTCAACCTCACGTTGGTATTCAACACGGGCGCGGCCTTTAGCATGCTCAGCGGCGCAGGCGGCTGGCAGCGCTGGCTGTTCATCGCTCTGGCCATGATCGTCGCCGTGACACTGATCACTTGGCTGGCCCGGCTCGGACCACGCGAACGCTGGGCCGGCGCCGCCGTGTCGCTGATCCTTGGCGGCGCGCTGAGCAACGCCCTAGACCGCATCCTGCGCGATCACGTGATCGATTTTATCGACGTCTACTATCACCAATGGCACTGGCCGGTCTTCAACCTGGCGGATTCCGCCATCACCCTAGGCGCGGCCATACTGGTCGCGCGTACGCTATTCCGCCGCTGAATCACCGGGCCGGTTTGCCCGCCCTGAAGGCCTGAATCCCATGCTGATCCTGTTCAACAAGCCCTACGGCATACTGCCGCAGTTCACCGACGACGGCGGTCGACCGACCTTGGCCGAGTTCATCCCGGTACCCGACGTCTACGCTGCCGGCCGTCTCGACCGCGACAGCGAAGGCCTGCTGCTGCTGACCGACGACGGCGCACTGCAACACCGCATCACCGATCCCGCGAACGAAATGAGCAAGGCCTACTGGGTGCAGGTCGAAGGTGAGCCGGACGATATGGCCCTGGAAGCCCTGCGCAACGGCGTCGAACTGCGCGACGGGCCCACGCGTCCCGCCAAGGTCAGTCGGATCGAGGAACCACCTACGCTGTGGCCCAGACAGCCACCGATTCGTACGCGCCGGGCCATTCCCACCCGCTGGCTGCTGCTCAGCCTCAGCGAAGGGCGTAACCGCCAAGTGCGTCGCATGACCGCCGCGGTTGGTCACCCGACCCTACGTCTGATCCGCTACCGCATCGGTTCGTGGACCCTCGACGGTCTCGCTTCCGGCGAGTGGCGCGAACAAACCTGATCGACGATGGTACGCAATATCTGCGTACCATCGGGCAAGTCTAGTGGGGTGGCGTAGGATCCAGCAGCTCGATCCAATGATGGACCGGCGTCGTGCTGGCCTGCTGCAGATGCAACTGGCAACCAATGTTGGCGCTGACGATCACCTCCGGCTCGCCTGCCGACAACGCCTTAAGTTTGTTGGCGCGCAACTCCTGCGAAAGTGCCGGCTGCAGCAACGAATAGGTGCCAGCAGAACCACAGCACAAGTGTCCATCAGCGACCGGGCACAACTCGTAACCAAGTTCGCCCAGTAAGCCCTCGACCGAGCCGCGCTGACGTTGCCCATGCTGCAGTGTGCACGGTGCGTGAAAGGCCACACGCCGGCCGGCCCCGCGCGGCAGGGCAGACAGGTCCTCGGCTGCCAGCACCTCGGCCAGATCGCGCGTCAATGCGCTCACGCGGGCAGCCTTTTCGGCGTAGACCGGGTCTTCACGCAACAACTCGCCATATTCCTTGACCACCAGCCCGCAGCCGCTGGCGGTCATCACCAGCGCCTCTGCGCCACGTTCGATCCACGGCCACCAGGCATCGATGTTACGGCGCGCCTGATTGAGACCTTCTTCGTGAGCATTGAGGTGGTAGCTGACCGCGCCGCAGCAACCCTGGCCTTGCGGGCGTTCCAAGCGAATACCCA comes from the Acidihalobacter yilgarnensis genome and includes:
- a CDS encoding rRNA large subunit pseudouridine synthase E, which encodes MLILFNKPYGILPQFTDDGGRPTLAEFIPVPDVYAAGRLDRDSEGLLLLTDDGALQHRITDPANEMSKAYWVQVEGEPDDMALEALRNGVELRDGPTRPAKVSRIEEPPTLWPRQPPIRTRRAIPTRWLLLSLSEGRNRQVRRMTAAVGHPTLRLIRYRIGSWTLDGLASGEWREQT
- the glcF gene encoding glycolate oxidase subunit GlcF, which produces MQTHLSQALLETAEGREAESILRTCVHCGFCNATCPTYQLLGDELDGPRGRIYQIKQVLEGEQASATTQLHLDRCLQCRSCETTCPSGVRYARLAEIGRAVIERQQPRNWRAQLFRWGLRQVLPYTPRFAALLRVGRLFAPVLPRRARAALPPRRPAGIWPMSTHTRIMLVLDGCVQPAAAPATNAAAARVLDQLGIRLERPQGQGCCGAVSYHLNAHEEGLNQARRNIDAWWPWIERGAEALVMTASGCGLVVKEYGELLREDPVYAEKAARVSALTRDLAEVLAAEDLSALPRGAGRRVAFHAPCTLQHGQRQRGSVEGLLGELGYELCPVADGHLCCGSAGTYSLLQPALSQELRANKLKALSAGEPEVIVSANIGCQLHLQQASTTPVHHWIELLDPTPPH
- the lspA gene encoding signal peptidase II, which gives rise to MKRRGLHWLWLSVAVIGFDQLSKWLALQGLPYGQPLSILPGFNLTLVFNTGAAFSMLSGAGGWQRWLFIALAMIVAVTLITWLARLGPRERWAGAAVSLILGGALSNALDRILRDHVIDFIDVYYHQWHWPVFNLADSAITLGAAILVARTLFRR